From the Lepidochelys kempii isolate rLepKem1 chromosome 2, rLepKem1.hap2, whole genome shotgun sequence genome, one window contains:
- the C2H7orf25 gene encoding UPF0415 protein C7orf25 homolog isoform X2, whose product MSVPSLLCERIAVAKELMKRAESLSRSQKGGIEGGAKLCSKLKAELKFLHRVEAGKVAIKESHLQSTNLTHLRAIIESAENLEEVVSVLHVFAYEDCFGEKQTLVVDVVANGGHTWVKAIGRKAEALHNIWLGRGQYGDKSIIEQAEDFLQASRQQPVQYSNPHIIFAFYNSVSSPMAERLKEMGISVRGDVVAVNSLAEHLTEEGHLSASESDEESSELLQVTRVDRENLVASIAFPTEIKVDVCNRVNLDITTLITYVSSLSYGGCHFIFKEKVLTEQAAQERKERVLPQLEDFMKGKELFACESAVKDFQSILETLGGPGEKDRAISLMKRINVVPDQPSDRALRLVASSKINSRSLAIFGTGDTLKAITMTANSGFVRAAANQGVKFSVLIHQPRALTESKESVATPLPKNCAADSGL is encoded by the coding sequence ATGTCTGTGCCGTCATTGCTTTGTGAGAGAATCGCTGTGGCTAAGGAATTAATGAAGAGAGCAGAATCCCTTTCCAGATCACAGAAAGGAGGTATAGAAGGTGGAGCAAAGCTATGCAGCAAATTGAAGGCTGAGCTGAAATTCTTGCACAGGGTGGAGGCGGGGAAGGTGGCTATTAAGGAGTCCCATTTGCAGAGTACCAATCTCACACACCTCCGAGCCATAATTGAGTCAGCAGAGAACCTGGAGGAGGTCGTCAGTGTCCTTCATGTCTTTGCTTATGAAGACTGCTTTGGAGAAAAGCAAACGCTAGTGGTAGATGTTGTTGCAAATGGTGGCCACACTTGGGTGAAAGCAATTGGTCGAAAAGCTGAAGCTCTTCACAATATTTGGCTGGGCCGGGGCCAGTATGGCGACAAAAGCATCATTGAGCAGGCAGAGGACTTCCTGCAAGCAAGCCGTCAGCAACCAGTGCAATACAGCAACCCCCATATTATCTTTGCTTTTTATAATAGTGTGTCCAGTCCTATGGCAGAGAGGCTGAAAGAGATGGGCATATCCGTGCGGGGAGATGTAGTTGCTGTTAACTCTTTGGCAGAGCACTTGACTGAAGAGGGACACCTAAGTGCCAGCGAATCTGATGAAGAAAGCTCTGAGCTCCTGCAGGTGACCAGAGTAGACCGGGAGAATTTAGTAGCCAGCATTGCTTTTCCTACAGAGATCAAAGTAGATGTGTGCAATAGGGTTAACTTGGACATCACTACTTTAATTACATATGTCTCTTCCCTTAGCTATGGTGGCTGCCACTTTATCTTTAAGGAGAAAGTGTTAACGGAGCAGGCAGCacaggaaaggaaggagagagtcCTGCCTCAGTTGGAGGATTTCATGAAGGGCAAGGAGCTGTTCGCTTGTGAATCTGCAGTCAAAGATTTTCAGTCAATCTTAGAAACTCTAGGAGGACCTGGGGAGAAAGATCGAGCCATCTCTCTCATGAAAAGAATTAATGTGGTGCCAGACCAGCCCTCTGACCGTGCCTTAAGACTAGTGGCTAGTTCAAAAATCAATAGCCGCTCTCTAGCCATCTTTGGGACAGGAGACACTTTAAAAGCCATCACGATGACCGCAAACAGCGGTTTTGTTAGGGCAGCAGCTAACCAAGGGGTTAAGTTTAGTGTGCTTATCCATCAGCCAAGGGCACTGACCGAAAGCAAAGAGTCTGTTGCCACACCTTTACCAAAGAACTGCGCAGCCGATAGTGGGCTCTGA
- the C2H7orf25 gene encoding UPF0415 protein C7orf25 homolog isoform X1, translated as MKNNVVNMSVPSLLCERIAVAKELMKRAESLSRSQKGGIEGGAKLCSKLKAELKFLHRVEAGKVAIKESHLQSTNLTHLRAIIESAENLEEVVSVLHVFAYEDCFGEKQTLVVDVVANGGHTWVKAIGRKAEALHNIWLGRGQYGDKSIIEQAEDFLQASRQQPVQYSNPHIIFAFYNSVSSPMAERLKEMGISVRGDVVAVNSLAEHLTEEGHLSASESDEESSELLQVTRVDRENLVASIAFPTEIKVDVCNRVNLDITTLITYVSSLSYGGCHFIFKEKVLTEQAAQERKERVLPQLEDFMKGKELFACESAVKDFQSILETLGGPGEKDRAISLMKRINVVPDQPSDRALRLVASSKINSRSLAIFGTGDTLKAITMTANSGFVRAAANQGVKFSVLIHQPRALTESKESVATPLPKNCAADSGL; from the exons ATGAA AAATAATGTTGTCAACATGTCTGTGCCGTCATTGCTTTGTGAGAGAATCGCTGTGGCTAAGGAATTAATGAAGAGAGCAGAATCCCTTTCCAGATCACAGAAAGGAGGTATAGAAGGTGGAGCAAAGCTATGCAGCAAATTGAAGGCTGAGCTGAAATTCTTGCACAGGGTGGAGGCGGGGAAGGTGGCTATTAAGGAGTCCCATTTGCAGAGTACCAATCTCACACACCTCCGAGCCATAATTGAGTCAGCAGAGAACCTGGAGGAGGTCGTCAGTGTCCTTCATGTCTTTGCTTATGAAGACTGCTTTGGAGAAAAGCAAACGCTAGTGGTAGATGTTGTTGCAAATGGTGGCCACACTTGGGTGAAAGCAATTGGTCGAAAAGCTGAAGCTCTTCACAATATTTGGCTGGGCCGGGGCCAGTATGGCGACAAAAGCATCATTGAGCAGGCAGAGGACTTCCTGCAAGCAAGCCGTCAGCAACCAGTGCAATACAGCAACCCCCATATTATCTTTGCTTTTTATAATAGTGTGTCCAGTCCTATGGCAGAGAGGCTGAAAGAGATGGGCATATCCGTGCGGGGAGATGTAGTTGCTGTTAACTCTTTGGCAGAGCACTTGACTGAAGAGGGACACCTAAGTGCCAGCGAATCTGATGAAGAAAGCTCTGAGCTCCTGCAGGTGACCAGAGTAGACCGGGAGAATTTAGTAGCCAGCATTGCTTTTCCTACAGAGATCAAAGTAGATGTGTGCAATAGGGTTAACTTGGACATCACTACTTTAATTACATATGTCTCTTCCCTTAGCTATGGTGGCTGCCACTTTATCTTTAAGGAGAAAGTGTTAACGGAGCAGGCAGCacaggaaaggaaggagagagtcCTGCCTCAGTTGGAGGATTTCATGAAGGGCAAGGAGCTGTTCGCTTGTGAATCTGCAGTCAAAGATTTTCAGTCAATCTTAGAAACTCTAGGAGGACCTGGGGAGAAAGATCGAGCCATCTCTCTCATGAAAAGAATTAATGTGGTGCCAGACCAGCCCTCTGACCGTGCCTTAAGACTAGTGGCTAGTTCAAAAATCAATAGCCGCTCTCTAGCCATCTTTGGGACAGGAGACACTTTAAAAGCCATCACGATGACCGCAAACAGCGGTTTTGTTAGGGCAGCAGCTAACCAAGGGGTTAAGTTTAGTGTGCTTATCCATCAGCCAAGGGCACTGACCGAAAGCAAAGAGTCTGTTGCCACACCTTTACCAAAGAACTGCGCAGCCGATAGTGGGCTCTGA